Part of the Drosophila kikkawai strain 14028-0561.14 chromosome 3L, DkikHiC1v2, whole genome shotgun sequence genome is shown below.
cgccgccaaatgcCTCGGCAGCCGCCCAGCAGCTACTGAGGAATCCCAGCGAACTGGGCTACCTGGCCAAGAAGACGCTGTACAATCATGGCCAGGCCCCGCCACACCATCAGCTTTATGGACCCGGCCAGCCACCGCCACCatctcagcagcagcagcagcagctgcagaggGGCGGCAGTGTGCCCAATGGACCTATGTCGCCCATGGAGAATggaccaccgccgccgccttaTCTGCGGCACAATGGAAGTGGCTACAATACGGGAGCCCCACCGCTGcctcagcaacagcagccgccacagcagcagccaccgccAAATCCCTTCATGTACGGAGCTGGAAAGCAGCCCTCGCCGAGCTCCATGCGGTTTGGTGGTCCCCTGACCCATGAGCTACTGCCTCCGAATGTCAGCATCTATGAGATGGCCTTCAACCCCAAGGAGGAGCAGTACAAGTGGTACCTTAAACTGCTGGAAACGGTGGGCCAGGAGGGAGCCAACAAGTTTGCGGACATGTTGCGCCAGGTGATGAACtccatgcagcagcagcagcaacacaagCCTCCGCcgcctcagcagcagcagcagcagcagatggtAAACAATCCCATGCTGAACAATCCCCACGTGCAGCGACCGCAGTATCCCATGATGTATCCGCAGcagggccagcagcagcagcaacagcagccgccgccgcagcaacAGTCCGTAGATGCTTCACCGCCGCTGGAGAACTTCAACCAGCAGATTGATCTGGTCTTTAATTCCATCATGAATGGAGCTAACGACATTGCCCAGCCCATTCTACGGGATGTGCTGGGCATGGTGGCCGGAGCTGGGAATGCCCCAGGTCCTGGTCCCCCGCCCCTGGCCAATGGCCTGAATGCCGCCgatctccagcagcagcagcaaagtcGTCTGTTTGCcatgatgcagcagcagcagcaacagcagcagctgaagcCACCACCAGGACCGCTCTATCCGAATCATATGGGACCTGGACCTGGACCTGGTATCCATCAGGCTCCGCCCAATGGCAGTGGCAACACCAACTTTATGGGCAATGGTAAGGCAACTCGGATATGAAGATGAAGGATCAAATAGGATCACTTGTTTCCCTTGTTTTTCTCAAGAATACTCGGTGACACGTTATACAAGTTTtgtgttttatattattttcgtatAATTATTAGTGCATGTGATAAAGTTGTTGGGTCATTAAGTACCTCTCCCTTTGGTTTTGTGTACAAAAATTGCCAACTTGCAATAAATGTTATTGCTCTTGTTGAAAGTaggaaatgtatatatttatgcagatttttaagccttggaaaagaaaataacgaaGAGAATAATGAATGAGAATAACGAATAATTCAAGAAACTATTTGCTATGGAAGGAAAGCTCTTTTATTTGATATTCTACAGAGCTGAAATCCTTTAAAATTCTCAAGTAAGAATTCGACAAGaaactccaaaaaaaaaactaaaactaaaaaactataTGAAAAAACATttaggaatattttaaaacttgaaAGAACCTTCAAAGATCCGATTCTTCTCTTCCTTCCCtgtacttattttaaattactttattttatccTTTTCAGCTGGCAATTCTCTGCTCAATGACAAGCCGTACAATAACCTGAACATGCATAACAACGTTGGCTTGAACAGCGCAGCAAACATGGGTATGGGAGgtgcaggaggaggagttggTAACCTcaataacagcaacaacaacaacaacaacaatggacTGCTGATGAATGGCAACAACTCGGTACCTTTGTACCGCCGTCAAGCTTTGGCTGGGAATGGAATCGGAGGTGGCTACAACATGCCCGGCCTGGATACAGGCGCCAATTTGATAGAAGCCCTCTTCCAGGCCAACAACTCGGTAGTAGTGGATCATTCGGTGAAGTCACAGCCTTCGGATCACATGCACGGTTTGCTGTACAACAATTTCAATGCGATGAagggtggcggcggtggccaTGATATGGACCTGTTTCAGGCCATGCCGCCCAGCGTAGTATCTCACTCGGAGGCAGGCGGcaatcaccatcatcatcatcatcagcaccAGCAATCGTcgggtggaggaggaggctccTCCTCGGCCGCCACCACATATGCGGCTGTGCTGAGCCAGGGACACCAGGCTGTGGGTGGAGGCAACAATGCGGGACCTTCGCCGGGGCAATCGCAGGGTCAGGGGGGATCTGTTACAGGTGCCGGCATCGGTGGGGGCGGCAAGGCCTCGCAGGCAGGTGGCGGCGGAGGTGGCGATCTCCTAGAGAAGGATCCGTTTGCGGCCATAAGGGAACTGGGACAGGCCACCACCggtttttacaattattttcagTGAGAGGCGGCAGCGACAACATCTCAAGCTGTGGCATCAAAGGGTCTTAACctaaatgcaaacaaaaaaaaaaacaacaaaaaaaccttaaaaaaaaatacaaaaactaaaaaaaaaacagaaaattaactagaaaaaaaaaatggtaaaattCTTAGCtgaacaaacaacaaaaaaaaaagcgtaaaaaacgtaaaaaaataCCCCAGACATTGGGAAAACAGAGgaaaaagctaaaaacaagaaaaagaacTGCTTCTTAATTATAGTTGTGCCCCCCTTTCCCCCCTCCTATATCCCTATTATCCTTATTATTGTTTGCTTTCGtttaaattgcaaattatttaattacggTAGCCTTAAGTTCAACGTgtgaattattataattaattaataatatacataaataccAATTTAGTTAATGTTTAGTAGggttactaaaaaaaaaaagaaacgttCTTATTTGCCCAAATGCCGCAGCCGCTGGGATGTGTTGTTGTGCCACCCTGGCCACCTGTTCCGCATCCTCGCTCCTCCTGCTGCATCCAAGGGGTTGCTCTAAGCAGCCGCACCACAGCCTCTACACAGACACAAGCAAAACCTTATCGATTAGAGACTcttgaacaacaaaaaattacaaaaaaaaaactaaaaaaaaaaaacaaaattaaataaatataaaaaacgcaaaaaaaaagagagataaTTATTGTAATAACTATAAAACTGCAGAATGcataaatttagatttagatatgtaagatatatatatatatatatactttgagaaaaaatttgtattgtaCATTTCtttctgtaatttttttttaggcctTCAGTTTGTTTGtaacttttaattattctcaaagttattaaattgtaaaacttTTCAATTTTGTACAGCAAACGTTGACGACGACTATATAttattaacaacaacaaaaagatataaaaaaaaatcattaaaaactgaaattttGTCATGCActcaaaaaaacataaattattgTCCTTCAGATAATATATacctattatatatatatatttaattaatggcTATAAGGGATATATGAAACTTTTTGTGTACGAATTAAACATATACTTAcacctacatatatatatatagatatgcatataaataataacattttgtGCACGAGTTATATTTGTTCCTTTTTGCCTGCGAATCCCCCGCCCCCCCCATAAATTGTCTATGTGAGTGTGTAAATTATATTACGATTGTTAAAGCCCCTCCCCTGCATCCTCGCATccccctttaaaaattataaaaaaaaaatatacaaaaaaagaactcccaaaacattaaaaaaaaaacaataaataagaatCCTTTTTCAATAAGAgagtacatatatttaatcGATCTTTGAGTTTTATCGTAGTATTTTTGTCTAGCGACTTGGATAtagcatatatacatattaactTTATATATAACTGTAATAATTTAACcatcaaaaaagaaagaaaaaacaaaaaacgaaacaaaaataacgaaatttacatttaataaatcGCAAGAAATTGTACTTTTAATAATCCATCATCGCCCTCTCCACGCCAATCCACGTCTCATATGTCatgtttgttaaaaaaaaaagatctaggaaatatatatacaccagACACCGACTCTCACTTAGTGTTAAATTATATGTAAATTTAGACACACAACCAACTaactaaaaacaataataaatacaacagacacacacacacacacatccacaTTCTTCATAGagcaaagaaaaaactaaGGAAAATTCCCCATTTCAAAAACTGTATTGTATATGTAAACCCCATTTATATGAAACCCAGCAGCGGCGCTGAAaatccttataaaaaaaaagaaattacaaaaaaagagaaaactaaaaaaagatCCCCAAgggacagaaaaaaaaatcaaaagcaaaCTTTTTTTGGTCAGTGTGTTGCTTCATATCAATTGTCTTCGTGGTTTGAACTAATTCGTCTTTATTGGAGATTTCAACTTTGAGCTTTGTTTGTAAAGGGGACTCCGAAATATTATTTGGAAATTATAAGACTTCGTTGGGTATACCTCTTCTATTCGTTTTTGATATTATATCGGAATTATGAAGAAAATTTTGATATGCCTGGCGATATTGAAAACATCTTCTAGCATTTTTAAAAAGGTCTTCAGAAAAGTCTCTTGGGAATTAAAGGAATTTGTTGGTTACGGCTTTTGTGCTATTTTTCTATCGAAACTTTTAGAAGAAAAGGGTTTTATTTGTAAGCAGCAATTTGAAGTCACTtaaaaaaagtgtaaaaagtcagacattaaaaaatttcagaaaatgCCTTTtataaaactgaaaaataacGTTTTTTTCAATATCgctgaaaaaataattaggaattataaaattttgttgtttcaAGTAGTTTTTACAGGATACTATTGATGTTTGAATAAAAGGGGGTACTTGTATTCTTAACGATGGTGCCtccaaaatatatgtatattaaaaatatattggaaAAACTGTACAAAAGTTAGATACTATTTtgataacatttaaaaaagcaTTTTTATAGAGTGAAAGAATTAGGTTTTGTTCGCGTTTATTCAGCAAACTTCTGTTAACTTAACTAGGACACTTAATTAGCAAACGAATCTACAACTACAGGAGGTCTTCCCTTAGATGGGAACATTCAATCCGGACATCTCCTCCTTGACCTCATCGTACAGATCCTTGTAGTCTTCGTTTTGCCGGATCAGCAGGGCAACTGTGCCGCGCTTGACACCCATAGCAGCTCCCAGATCAGCTCGACTGGGCGTGTAGGCATAGGGAATGCCCTTCTCCTCACATACAGCCGGCAGGTGGCACATGATGTCCACGGGTGTCACATCACCagcaaatatgcaaatgctAGGGTGAGCCAAAGAAATCATTAGTTTGTATTTACTTTTGACGAAATTTTTGAAGAAACTTACCCAGTTTCTCCCTTGCGCAGGCGAGTCTGAACATCCTTCAGTCCATTGCGCAGGAAGGTCTTGTGCTTCATCGCCTTCTTGACCAGCTTGTAGCACTTCTTGGCCAGTTTTTTACCTGCCATGGGCTTGGCAATGGCATTCACGAAAAGCAGCTTGTCGTCGTAGGTCTCCTCTTCCTTGATGGTCACATCGCCGCTGGTCTGCACGGAAGTGTCGGCGTCTTCTACTTTCACTTTGCccattgtttttttgtttaaaaatgtgaATATTTCAAGAAAACTGCGGTTCTGTGGAACAAACACGTGTTGGTAGTTTGCTAGAGATGGTATATCGTTAATAAAACTATCGATACCATCAATGTGTTTACAAAATGCGATATATCGATTGTTCTTTCTAAGCATCGATTAACGATTAACAATTTCCTTTCACACAAGGGCGGTTAAATCTAGGGCTGCagtatttatttgaaattattaaaatttagttttaagtgggttttatattttatgaacGAGATGTATATGCATTTGTGAATATTattagaataaaataattttttgtaaactaAAGTGACATCTCtcattaaacatttattataaacgcacataaatattaaaatacacatgACATAGAACATTAAAAAAGGCTTAAAAACTCACAGGACACATACATATTAAAAGAATTTCTTGGCCAGCTGAATGATTTGCATGGCAACCTTAACCTCTCGGGCGCCGCGAACGCCCAGCGCAGCCAGATCCTCCAGAGTCATATGGATGAGCACCTCGATGTCGATCTCCTGGCGGGTGAACAGCTCCGTGAGATGCTCGTTACCCGTGCGACTTAGCAAAGATCGCACGCGAGGGCTCAGCGAGGGGTGCTCCACCGGGGAGCCTTGCTTGAAGCGCTGATGGTTGGGACTGCGGGCCGATTCCTCCGCCTCTTTTTTTACCTTGCTCGGCTCCTGCTTCACCCGGATATGTGGCTTCACCCGGCTCTCCTGCATTGTCCGTGATTTTGGGTCAACCGGAATGGACTTTTCCCGAGGCAGCGAGCTGCCTTCCATGAGGGTGCTCTGACTTGAGGGCGAGAACACGGATCGCGTGCGCATAAATGCTTGCGAAAAACGCGTCGGCTGACGGCGACTTCCTGTTAAGCTTCTTGCGGACGTGGCTGGTCGACATCCTGGCACCTGGAGATGATGATTGGCTTTTGGGATACCAAAAAGTCCGGTTCTAGTG
Proteins encoded:
- the NHP2 gene encoding H/ACA ribonucleoprotein complex subunit 2-like protein: MGKVKVEDADTSVQTSGDVTIKEEETYDDKLLFVNAIAKPMAGKKLAKKCYKLVKKAMKHKTFLRNGLKDVQTRLRKGETGICIFAGDVTPVDIMCHLPAVCEEKGIPYAYTPSRADLGAAMGVKRGTVALLIRQNEDYKDLYDEVKEEMSGLNVPI
- the gnu gene encoding uncharacterized protein gnu — translated: MFSCACTCCKIYKMDRYNRAWRDPGSPLTPLTPLSTQAFTFETTEDSVTPTGPRGTKSCTRTGLFGIPKANHHLQVPGCRPATSARSLTGSRRQPTRFSQAFMRTRSVFSPSSQSTLMEGSSLPREKSIPVDPKSRTMQESRVKPHIRVKQEPSKVKKEAEESARSPNHQRFKQGSPVEHPSLSPRVRSLLSRTGNEHLTELFTRQEIDIEVLIHMTLEDLAALGVRGAREVKVAMQIIQLAKKFF